A single Alcanivorax borkumensis SK2 DNA region contains:
- a CDS encoding enoyl-CoA hydratase-related protein: MDYQDIKTELSENILTITLNRPDRLNAFTLRMKDEMVDALAEADSNDDIRAVIVTGAGKVFCAGMEMEPEGGGHLFGYDDAEGMEPPLETIRDSGGELSLAIYNCRKPVIAAINGAAVGVGITMTLPMDIRLVATNSKIGFVFTQRGVTPEACSSWFLPRVVGIQKALEWVISGDIFMAEEGEKAGLFHSVHDKDEVVEVARCIARKLIAKSSPVAVALAKQMLWRNPNFSHPAEAHVVESKMIYWSNEFWDGKDGFTAFLEKRPPRFDTSLADVPKQFDFWEAPPIK; the protein is encoded by the coding sequence ATGGATTATCAAGACATCAAGACCGAGCTGTCCGAAAATATTTTGACTATTACCCTTAACCGTCCTGATCGCCTTAATGCTTTTACTTTGCGCATGAAAGACGAAATGGTTGATGCCCTGGCTGAAGCAGACAGCAATGATGATATCCGGGCCGTTATCGTTACGGGGGCGGGTAAGGTTTTCTGTGCAGGAATGGAAATGGAGCCGGAAGGTGGCGGCCACCTGTTTGGCTATGACGACGCTGAGGGTATGGAGCCGCCGTTAGAGACCATCCGCGATTCCGGCGGCGAACTGTCGCTGGCAATCTATAATTGTCGCAAGCCCGTGATCGCCGCCATTAACGGCGCGGCGGTGGGGGTGGGGATCACTATGACCCTACCCATGGATATTCGCCTGGTGGCGACCAACAGCAAAATCGGTTTTGTTTTTACCCAGCGCGGTGTAACGCCGGAGGCCTGTTCTTCTTGGTTCCTGCCGCGGGTGGTGGGTATACAGAAAGCGCTGGAGTGGGTGATTAGCGGTGATATTTTCATGGCTGAAGAAGGTGAGAAGGCAGGGCTGTTCCACAGTGTGCATGACAAAGACGAGGTGGTGGAGGTGGCCCGCTGCATCGCTCGAAAGCTGATTGCAAAAAGTTCGCCGGTGGCGGTGGCGTTGGCCAAGCAGATGTTGTGGCGCAACCCGAACTTTTCCCACCCAGCCGAAGCCCATGTGGTGGAATCAAAAATGATTTATTGGTCCAATGAATTTTGGGACGGGAAAGACGGGTTTACCGCTTTTCTTGAAAAGCGCCCGCCGCGTTTTGATACTTCGCTGGCGGATGTGCCCAAACAATTTGATTTTTGGGAAGCGCCTCCGATTAAATAA
- a CDS encoding CBS domain-containing protein translates to MQEMTVRALMAKHPMAIEMGTELTEVVDVLLQHKFTGLPVVDSQNKVVGFVSEQDCLRRLLISSYHCEGSLVVEEFMHDQPLTVSEEDSAVNVAELMVTQKPKIYPVVNAQGVLTGLLTREQVLRALKDNRRGCD, encoded by the coding sequence ATGCAAGAGATGACGGTACGTGCTTTGATGGCAAAACACCCCATGGCTATTGAAATGGGTACTGAGCTTACCGAGGTGGTGGATGTGTTGTTGCAGCACAAGTTTACTGGGCTGCCAGTGGTGGATAGCCAGAACAAGGTGGTGGGGTTTGTGTCGGAACAGGATTGCCTGCGCAGGTTGTTGATTTCCAGCTATCACTGTGAAGGTTCTTTGGTCGTGGAAGAATTTATGCACGACCAGCCATTGACCGTTAGTGAAGAGGATTCGGCGGTGAATGTGGCGGAGTTGATGGTGACCCAGAAGCCTAAGATCTATCCGGTGGTGAATGCCCAGGGCGTTCTGACTGGTTTGCTGACCCGTGAGCAGGTGTTGCGAGCGCTTAAAGACAATCGCCGGGGCTGCGATTGA
- a CDS encoding ATP-binding protein, giving the protein MVSPRVWLVFGLLALLVVSPLQAAESAACEAAELTHAQLNQQRKQLQENQAALLAMIKGEIPTSDQLDTVLGRPLNQRPLLPLPPPQPLAITDSKCPDLQNDIDNLTRQINSLEQSIHTLRHSFFSLSFAQRQAFRNLAIHHEQLQAMADNPDATIASASQRLQQHTEQLWAVLGQLQNNPDIALQTLDALWLNLPALPLPSSGARSDEWRTLLKARLDIQSNGRTLRSEQWKTRPLLTQIDNLGGLRQAPQLLQHESQRITQHLRNILVLVRYDLNGPLRDGGYMPVLQNILALILGAAGFWLLIQLAQRTRHWALALHDRVVQLSGERRWLLNASRLISGLAPILPWVLIWLALDHLGSLLDTPSSKILLWLLPLAQLYVIYGLLCLIGEWLILRVAQSANAYLGGEQTRQVTQHARNLARWIIIPWAPVIIVWESLGPSLMYYLFLGVLMVTIYTGLGRLLALRHKDYQVCLQAPMPSQVDPLIARLLSPRLFWLVAPLLLPIALVSFLVGFVDRVLADFDWYMRLKARWFRFRANVATDEDDGGNSEEPVAQSYERWFAPALPDDVNKPPFIDTGLVAAIEKSIQRWHEDKTDENALVVSGEKGCGKSVSLGKLDKVLEKSCESLNTLHLKVPAKTCTPEAIHQLIGDALGTDLINDGPAALVKDDEHRQPTLVVLDEAQNFFLAQLGGLEGWRTVLNLVNARVDNVFWLLLINNQSWAYLCNVFGREYQFRNVVRVKRWGQTDIRSLILSRHHLSGFQLRYDEVLLSSRGPEAGNLRNAEQRYFSLLWDASRGNPMVALRLFLTSVKVKGRQVTVGLPNAPSASILDGMGDNSLFVYAAIATHENLTSHEISAVTHLPENVVRYALKGGFDAGFLHKSDDGRYRLVSLWYQQVISYLTRKNLLNE; this is encoded by the coding sequence ATGGTATCGCCCCGCGTCTGGCTGGTTTTTGGGCTATTGGCTCTATTGGTAGTATCGCCGCTGCAGGCAGCTGAGAGTGCTGCCTGTGAGGCGGCAGAACTGACTCACGCTCAGCTTAATCAACAACGTAAGCAGCTACAGGAGAACCAGGCGGCGCTGCTGGCGATGATTAAGGGCGAGATCCCCACCTCGGATCAGCTCGACACCGTATTGGGGCGCCCTCTAAATCAGCGACCGCTACTACCCTTGCCGCCGCCCCAGCCACTAGCCATCACCGACAGCAAGTGCCCGGATCTACAAAATGATATCGACAACCTGACACGGCAAATCAACAGCCTGGAACAGTCCATCCATACGTTACGTCATTCGTTTTTTTCCCTCAGCTTTGCTCAACGACAAGCATTCCGAAACTTGGCAATTCACCATGAGCAGCTACAGGCCATGGCGGATAATCCCGATGCCACCATCGCCTCGGCTAGCCAGCGTCTTCAGCAACACACCGAACAGTTGTGGGCGGTGCTTGGGCAACTGCAAAACAACCCCGATATTGCCCTGCAAACATTGGACGCATTGTGGCTGAATTTGCCGGCCTTACCGCTGCCCAGCAGCGGCGCCCGCTCCGACGAATGGCGAACCCTGCTCAAAGCTAGACTGGATATCCAGAGTAACGGCCGCACCCTACGCTCGGAGCAATGGAAAACCCGGCCATTGCTGACCCAAATCGATAACCTGGGAGGACTGCGCCAGGCACCACAACTGTTGCAACACGAAAGCCAGCGAATTACTCAACACCTGAGGAACATCCTCGTGCTGGTTCGCTACGATCTGAACGGCCCCTTACGCGATGGCGGCTACATGCCAGTGCTGCAGAACATTCTCGCCTTGATTCTCGGCGCCGCAGGCTTCTGGCTACTAATCCAGCTGGCTCAGCGCACCCGCCACTGGGCGCTCGCTTTACACGACCGGGTGGTTCAACTCAGTGGTGAACGCCGCTGGTTACTCAATGCCAGCCGTTTGATCAGTGGCTTGGCGCCGATTCTGCCGTGGGTTTTGATCTGGCTAGCGCTTGATCATCTAGGTTCCTTATTGGACACCCCATCCAGCAAGATTCTGCTATGGCTGCTGCCACTGGCCCAGCTCTATGTCATCTACGGGCTGCTTTGCCTGATCGGTGAGTGGTTAATACTGCGTGTGGCACAAAGCGCCAATGCCTACCTAGGGGGCGAGCAAACCCGTCAAGTGACACAGCACGCCCGCAACCTAGCCCGCTGGATCATTATTCCCTGGGCGCCGGTCATCATCGTTTGGGAAAGCCTAGGCCCTTCGCTAATGTATTACCTGTTCCTTGGGGTACTAATGGTGACCATCTATACCGGGCTTGGACGCCTGCTGGCCTTACGCCATAAGGACTATCAAGTGTGTCTGCAAGCCCCGATGCCCTCCCAAGTAGACCCACTGATCGCCCGCTTGTTAAGCCCGAGATTATTCTGGTTGGTGGCGCCCCTACTACTGCCCATTGCACTGGTAAGTTTCTTGGTTGGTTTTGTGGACCGGGTACTGGCGGATTTTGACTGGTATATGCGACTCAAAGCCCGCTGGTTCCGTTTCCGTGCCAATGTAGCCACCGACGAAGACGACGGTGGCAATAGCGAAGAACCGGTGGCCCAATCCTACGAACGCTGGTTTGCCCCCGCCTTGCCCGACGATGTGAACAAACCCCCGTTCATCGACACCGGCTTAGTAGCCGCCATAGAAAAAAGCATTCAGCGCTGGCACGAAGATAAAACCGATGAAAACGCCTTGGTGGTTTCCGGTGAAAAAGGCTGCGGCAAAAGTGTCTCTCTTGGCAAGCTCGACAAGGTACTGGAAAAAAGCTGTGAATCCTTAAATACCTTGCACCTGAAAGTACCCGCCAAGACCTGCACCCCAGAAGCCATTCACCAGCTGATTGGCGATGCACTGGGCACCGACCTAATCAACGACGGGCCGGCCGCGCTGGTCAAGGACGATGAACACAGGCAGCCCACCCTGGTGGTGCTAGACGAAGCGCAAAATTTCTTCCTTGCCCAACTGGGCGGCCTGGAAGGCTGGCGCACGGTGCTCAATCTGGTTAACGCCCGGGTGGACAATGTGTTCTGGCTGCTACTGATCAACAACCAAAGCTGGGCCTACCTATGCAACGTGTTCGGTCGGGAATACCAGTTTCGTAATGTGGTTCGGGTGAAACGCTGGGGACAAACCGATATTCGTTCACTGATTCTCAGTCGTCATCATCTAAGTGGTTTCCAGCTACGTTACGACGAAGTGTTATTGTCCTCTCGGGGGCCGGAAGCCGGCAACCTGCGCAACGCCGAGCAACGGTATTTCAGCCTACTCTGGGATGCCAGTCGCGGTAATCCCATGGTGGCATTACGGCTGTTCCTGACCTCGGTAAAAGTCAAAGGCCGACAAGTAACCGTGGGCCTGCCCAACGCCCCCTCGGCCAGTATTCTCGATGGCATGGGTGACAACTCCCTGTTTGTTTATGCCGCCATTGCCACCCACGAAAATCTGACCAGCCACGAAATCAGTGCGGTCACACACCTGCCAGAAAATGTGGTGCGTTATGCGCTGAAAGGCGGTTTCGATGCAGGGTTTCTGCACAAGAGCGATGATGGCCGCTACCGGTTGGTGTCCCTATGGTACCAGCAGGTGATCAGCTACCTAACACGGAAGAACCTGCTCAATGAATGA
- a CDS encoding mechanosensitive ion channel family protein: protein MNDGNIVNDLTVVVELFNVYALMLLFIGGFVLWALNWGISKASLKITEKMPTRRFLILQITTLVGFVLYTVGTIALVIGVLQPPKEFMLAAGGSIAVALGFALKDIAASLVAGLLLLFDRPFRVGDRVSFDNVYGEIVSIGLRTVRLQTLDDNLVTIPNSRFITDVVASGNAGELDMMVVTDFHVALNADIEQAKAIVEEIIVTSRYAYLKKPVTFAIEEIEVGYRLAIRLRAKAYVLDVHYEKAFQSDIVVRVSKRFTEMQVARPG from the coding sequence ATGAATGATGGAAATATAGTCAACGACCTGACTGTCGTAGTGGAATTGTTCAACGTCTACGCATTAATGCTGCTGTTTATCGGTGGATTTGTGCTGTGGGCCCTGAACTGGGGCATCAGTAAAGCAAGCCTGAAAATCACCGAGAAAATGCCCACCCGACGCTTCCTGATTTTGCAGATCACCACACTGGTCGGCTTTGTACTCTACACCGTGGGCACCATCGCGCTGGTCATCGGCGTACTGCAGCCCCCCAAAGAATTCATGCTCGCTGCCGGCGGCTCCATCGCGGTGGCCCTGGGCTTTGCCCTGAAAGACATTGCCGCCTCACTCGTAGCCGGTTTGCTGTTGTTATTTGATCGCCCCTTCCGGGTGGGTGACCGGGTCAGCTTCGATAACGTTTATGGAGAAATCGTTTCCATCGGCCTGCGCACCGTGCGCCTGCAAACCCTGGACGATAATCTGGTCACCATCCCCAACTCGCGGTTTATTACCGATGTGGTGGCCTCCGGCAATGCCGGCGAATTGGACATGATGGTGGTCACCGATTTCCACGTGGCCTTGAATGCCGATATCGAACAGGCCAAAGCCATCGTGGAAGAAATTATCGTCACCAGCCGCTACGCCTACCTGAAAAAGCCAGTCACCTTTGCCATTGAAGAAATTGAAGTGGGTTACCGGTTGGCAATTCGCCTACGCGCCAAAGCCTATGTTCTGGATGTGCATTACGAGAAAGCATTTCAGAGCGACATCGTGGTGCGGGTATCCAAACGCTTTACAGAAATGCAGGTGGCTCGGCCGGGATAA
- a CDS encoding NnrS family protein produces MTPPPSSPSASDSTDGKCHQWRRISQMPVLAFPFRLFFLSAAFGGALLVPLWMFLLTQGGMDSLALAPLHWHQHEMLGGFLNAAIAGFLLTAVCNWTGTRPVDGGALLALWLLWLAGRLAMMFGGFWPILASIVDLSFLPLLAWLAGTRIWHARQYRQLILMGVLAACWVLDLLFHLSGSPHYLQALVVLAAVLILIIGGRITPAFTRNWLQARGRDSAQVRTPSWATPVGLVLALAVAVLVALNIHGALLGGLALAAAAMVLLRLFGWAPWQIRDEPLLWILHLGHWWVVLGFVLLALAQWHWVAPTAWLHALGAGAMGTTIMGVMTRVAMGHTGRTMALPTGGIVLYALVLLAGVLRVVTALGWLPWGLGVGWSAGLWSLSFAGFLLLYWQVLTRSRVDGKPG; encoded by the coding sequence ATGACACCCCCTCCTTCTTCACCGTCCGCTTCTGATTCCACTGATGGCAAGTGCCATCAGTGGCGGCGCATATCACAAATGCCTGTGCTGGCATTCCCGTTTCGATTATTTTTTCTTTCCGCGGCTTTTGGCGGAGCATTATTGGTACCGTTATGGATGTTTCTACTCACTCAGGGAGGCATGGATAGCCTGGCCTTGGCGCCATTGCATTGGCATCAACATGAAATGCTGGGGGGCTTCCTTAATGCGGCCATCGCCGGGTTTTTACTAACCGCAGTCTGTAACTGGACCGGTACGCGTCCGGTGGACGGCGGGGCATTACTGGCTCTGTGGCTGCTGTGGTTGGCTGGGCGATTGGCGATGATGTTTGGCGGTTTTTGGCCAATTCTCGCCAGCATTGTCGACTTGTCTTTCCTGCCATTGCTGGCTTGGCTGGCAGGTACTCGTATCTGGCATGCCCGTCAGTATCGGCAATTGATTCTGATGGGGGTGCTGGCGGCCTGCTGGGTGTTGGACCTGTTGTTTCATCTGTCTGGTTCACCGCACTATTTGCAGGCGCTGGTGGTGCTGGCGGCGGTGTTGATATTGATTATCGGTGGGCGCATTACACCAGCGTTTACGCGTAACTGGCTGCAGGCCCGTGGCCGGGACAGTGCTCAGGTGCGCACCCCTTCCTGGGCTACGCCAGTGGGCCTGGTATTGGCGCTGGCGGTGGCGGTGCTGGTGGCGCTCAACATACACGGAGCGCTACTGGGGGGGCTGGCACTGGCGGCTGCGGCCATGGTGCTGCTGCGTTTATTTGGCTGGGCGCCCTGGCAGATACGTGATGAACCGCTGTTGTGGATTCTGCACCTGGGGCATTGGTGGGTGGTGCTGGGATTTGTGTTGTTGGCGCTGGCGCAATGGCATTGGGTGGCGCCGACGGCATGGCTGCATGCCCTTGGCGCCGGCGCCATGGGCACCACCATTATGGGGGTGATGACGCGTGTAGCCATGGGGCATACCGGGCGCACCATGGCGTTGCCCACCGGTGGTATTGTGCTGTATGCATTGGTGCTGTTGGCGGGGGTGTTGCGAGTGGTGACGGCACTGGGGTGGCTGCCCTGGGGGCTCGGGGTAGGCTGGTCCGCCGGCTTATGGAGCCTGTCCTTTGCTGGCTTCCTGTTGTTGTATTGGCAGGTGCTGACGCGCTCGCGTGTCGATGGCAAGCCGGGGTGA
- a CDS encoding metal-dependent hydrolase — MNANVTAVAAPVTRQPQKKTNKSDIQPRKMDFEFDPSIPRYWFDNDQFKTMLLTALSCTFPEGERFFVRSVRHFQKKLTDPLLREQVKGFIGQEAHHGNEHDAFNAFMESKGVSTSKVDAFVRDGLKFMAKWLSPERQLAKTCALEHFTAMLAEMILEHPEIFDGMDERMVPLWLWHAVEESEHKSVAFDVYQDQVGSYWMRTSEMALTTVEFIGFTIFHYNQLRAEMDDSTDWKSVGQGMNWLLGKPGWLRKLGKSYLSYYKRDFHPSKRDSGYLRQQGLDKLSRLMKRPQLLS, encoded by the coding sequence ATGAATGCCAATGTAACCGCCGTTGCGGCGCCGGTAACGCGTCAGCCGCAGAAAAAAACAAATAAAAGCGACATTCAGCCCCGCAAGATGGATTTTGAATTTGATCCGTCCATACCCCGGTATTGGTTCGACAATGACCAGTTCAAAACTATGCTATTGACGGCGCTGTCGTGCACTTTTCCCGAGGGGGAGCGTTTTTTTGTCCGTTCCGTTCGTCATTTTCAGAAAAAGCTCACTGATCCTTTGCTCCGTGAGCAAGTGAAAGGTTTTATCGGTCAGGAGGCGCATCATGGCAACGAGCACGATGCCTTCAATGCGTTCATGGAATCGAAGGGCGTATCTACCAGCAAAGTGGACGCCTTTGTAAGGGACGGCCTAAAGTTCATGGCCAAGTGGTTGTCACCGGAACGGCAACTGGCGAAGACTTGTGCGCTGGAACATTTCACCGCAATGCTGGCGGAAATGATTCTAGAGCATCCAGAAATTTTCGACGGCATGGACGAGCGCATGGTGCCGCTGTGGCTATGGCATGCGGTGGAAGAAAGCGAGCATAAATCGGTAGCGTTCGATGTGTATCAGGACCAGGTGGGCAGCTATTGGATGCGCACCTCGGAGATGGCGCTTACCACGGTAGAGTTTATTGGTTTTACTATTTTCCACTACAACCAGTTGCGCGCCGAAATGGATGACTCCACCGACTGGAAGTCCGTGGGCCAGGGAATGAACTGGTTGCTAGGAAAGCCTGGCTGGCTGCGAAAGTTGGGCAAATCCTACCTGTCGTACTACAAACGCGATTTCCACCCTTCCAAGCGCGACAGTGGCTACCTGCGCCAGCAGGGGCTGGACAAATTGTCTAGGTTGATGAAGCGTCCGCAATTATTGTCCTGA
- the rsmD gene encoding 16S rRNA (guanine(966)-N(2))-methyltransferase RsmD translates to MPRKHSGRRPAASAQGQKGQVRIIGGERRGHRLHFVDHGGDLRPSSDRMRETLFNWLQFEIPGLRVLDLFAGSGALGAEALSRGACEAVLVEKQRERSADLRRQLTPLFEGRLTVQCADALSWLPTQRQPFDLVFIDPPYDLGLVSPTCEALEAHGLLADGAIIYVESRRKGEVPAVPANWQLTKEKSSGDIHARLYRRQSESG, encoded by the coding sequence GTGCCCCGTAAGCATTCAGGTAGACGCCCTGCTGCCAGCGCTCAGGGGCAGAAAGGGCAAGTAAGAATTATTGGTGGCGAAAGGCGCGGTCATCGTCTGCATTTTGTGGACCATGGTGGCGATTTGCGTCCGTCCTCGGATCGTATGCGCGAAACCCTGTTTAACTGGCTGCAATTTGAGATACCGGGGCTGCGTGTGTTGGACTTGTTTGCCGGCTCCGGTGCGCTGGGCGCGGAAGCCTTGAGCCGGGGCGCCTGCGAAGCTGTGTTGGTGGAGAAGCAGCGAGAGCGTAGCGCGGACCTGCGACGCCAATTAACGCCGCTGTTCGAGGGGCGCCTCACCGTGCAGTGTGCAGACGCGTTGAGTTGGCTGCCTACGCAACGACAGCCCTTCGACTTGGTCTTTATCGATCCGCCCTATGATTTGGGCCTAGTGTCGCCGACCTGTGAGGCCTTGGAAGCCCATGGGTTGCTGGCGGACGGGGCGATTATCTATGTGGAAAGCCGTCGGAAGGGAGAGGTGCCGGCAGTCCCGGCCAACTGGCAATTGACGAAAGAGAAAAGCAGCGGCGATATCCATGCGCGGTTGTATCGGCGGCAAAGCGAATCGGGCTGA
- a CDS encoding M16 family metallopeptidase has translation MKINTFRLAFLLGLSVVLSACAGPFSGSFPSTEAQIAETDPQAPALDIQSWQTEQGAKVLFVASDALPMLDIRLVSDAGSARDGAHSGLASLTSALLGEGANGLSVDDIARGFEDQGASFSSSSYRDMGVISLRTLSDPEYREPVLALFQQVIASPTFEQDTLARIRTQMMQGLRMETQVPGPQVNKAFQSTVFAGHPYGQPSDGTLDSLPAITRDQLQDFYQSYYAAGNTVIAMVGDLDRAQAQAIAAEISAALPQGEEAPALARAQPLTKRQREHITFPSAQTHILLGNQATWRGNPDHVALYVGNQILGGGGFASILTDEVRQKRGYVYGISSFFSPMAAGGPFQVSLQTGNDNADAALTLTLDLIDQFVQDGPTDEQLEEIRASILGSFALGTADNSDIIGQLGAIGFYDLPLDYLQWFNQQVRTVTAEDIRAAFQRNLAPENLAIVSIGPEAPKVMSVATDADNTANEEPADRAP, from the coding sequence ATGAAGATAAATACTTTCCGGCTGGCCTTCCTGCTCGGCCTGAGCGTGGTGCTGAGTGCCTGCGCGGGCCCCTTTTCTGGCTCTTTCCCCTCTACTGAAGCGCAGATTGCAGAAACGGATCCCCAGGCGCCGGCGCTGGATATCCAGTCTTGGCAAACCGAACAGGGAGCCAAGGTGCTGTTTGTGGCCAGCGATGCATTGCCCATGCTGGATATCCGCCTGGTCAGTGATGCGGGTTCTGCCCGTGATGGTGCGCACTCAGGGCTGGCCTCGTTGACCAGCGCCTTGCTGGGTGAAGGGGCGAACGGGTTAAGCGTGGATGACATCGCTCGCGGATTTGAAGATCAGGGCGCCAGTTTTTCCTCTTCCAGTTACCGGGACATGGGGGTGATCAGCCTGCGTACATTGTCCGACCCCGAGTATCGCGAACCGGTACTGGCGCTGTTCCAGCAAGTGATTGCCAGCCCCACTTTCGAACAGGATACGCTGGCACGCATTCGTACCCAAATGATGCAGGGCTTGCGCATGGAAACCCAGGTGCCGGGCCCGCAAGTGAATAAAGCGTTTCAGTCCACGGTGTTTGCCGGTCATCCCTATGGACAGCCCAGTGATGGCACCTTGGACAGTTTGCCGGCGATCACTCGTGACCAGCTGCAGGATTTCTACCAGAGCTACTACGCGGCGGGTAACACCGTGATTGCTATGGTGGGGGATTTGGATCGCGCACAGGCACAAGCCATTGCCGCAGAGATTAGCGCAGCCCTGCCGCAAGGCGAGGAGGCACCGGCCTTGGCGCGGGCCCAGCCGTTGACTAAGCGTCAGCGCGAACACATTACCTTCCCTTCTGCCCAGACTCATATCTTGCTGGGTAATCAGGCCACCTGGCGTGGCAACCCGGATCATGTGGCCTTGTATGTGGGTAACCAGATTCTCGGTGGTGGCGGCTTTGCCTCTATTCTCACTGACGAAGTGCGGCAGAAGCGGGGCTACGTTTATGGGATCAGCAGTTTTTTCAGCCCCATGGCGGCCGGAGGCCCGTTTCAGGTAAGCCTGCAGACGGGCAATGACAATGCTGACGCCGCCTTGACCCTGACTCTGGATCTGATTGACCAGTTTGTGCAAGACGGCCCCACCGATGAGCAGCTGGAGGAGATCCGCGCTAGCATTCTTGGCAGCTTTGCTTTGGGTACCGCCGACAATAGCGACATTATCGGTCAGCTGGGGGCTATCGGCTTCTACGACCTGCCGCTGGATTACCTGCAATGGTTCAACCAGCAGGTGCGCACGGTGACCGCAGAAGACATTCGTGCTGCGTTTCAGCGCAACCTGGCGCCGGAAAATCTGGCCATCGTCAGCATTGGCCCTGAGGCACCAAAGGTTATGTCGGTGGCAACGGACGCGGACAATACGGCCAATGAGGAGCCCGCTGACCGTGCCCCGTAA
- a CDS encoding M16 family metallopeptidase: MKKLITVLALGLWSLTSQASLPTHAFTLDNGLKVLVREDHRAPVVTVMMWYKAGSIDEAPYETGLAHVLEHMMFKGTERLGPGDFSKFVSRYGGSDNAFTSYDYTAYFQQYEVSRLPLALELEAERLGHLDIDDEEFARELKVVMEERRMRTDDNPNALAWEKFQAVARPGTGYAHPIIGWRSLLSQLQPEQARSWYQRFYVPGNATLVIAGDVTRDQVEPLVEKFFADLPAGQTPPRPKQTVNPPAGERRLALNLPVKVPLLYMMYNVPSLVTLEDKKDFYALTMLAGVLDGGMSARIETDLVRGQRLVAGAGASYSGIQRGDGTFTLTAAPNPGVTLADVEKALLAQIETLQTTLPTDAEMARVRAGVLAGQVYEKDSVMGQAMELGMLSTLGLDIDLSTRFAEHLEAVTAEDVRRVAQQWLVPERLTVGMVKPTAPTSDEQKAEPQP, encoded by the coding sequence ATGAAAAAACTGATAACGGTACTGGCGTTGGGCCTGTGGTCGCTGACTAGCCAGGCGTCACTGCCAACCCATGCCTTTACGCTGGATAACGGCCTGAAAGTGTTAGTGCGCGAAGATCATCGGGCGCCAGTAGTCACGGTAATGATGTGGTACAAGGCTGGCAGTATCGACGAAGCTCCCTACGAAACCGGCTTGGCTCATGTGTTGGAACACATGATGTTTAAGGGCACCGAGAGGCTCGGCCCTGGTGATTTTTCCAAGTTTGTCTCCCGATATGGTGGTAGCGATAATGCTTTTACCAGCTACGACTACACTGCCTACTTTCAGCAATACGAAGTGTCACGCCTGCCTCTGGCGCTGGAGCTGGAGGCCGAGCGGTTGGGGCACTTAGACATTGATGATGAAGAGTTTGCCCGTGAGCTAAAGGTGGTGATGGAAGAGCGGCGCATGCGAACCGACGATAACCCGAATGCGTTGGCCTGGGAGAAATTTCAGGCGGTGGCCCGCCCGGGTACCGGTTATGCCCACCCGATTATTGGTTGGCGTTCCTTATTGTCCCAGTTACAGCCGGAGCAAGCCCGCAGCTGGTATCAACGATTTTATGTGCCGGGTAACGCTACATTGGTGATTGCTGGGGATGTAACCCGTGATCAGGTTGAACCGCTGGTGGAAAAATTCTTTGCTGATCTGCCTGCCGGGCAGACGCCGCCGCGGCCCAAGCAAACGGTGAACCCGCCAGCAGGCGAACGTCGGCTGGCGCTGAATTTGCCGGTAAAAGTCCCCTTGTTGTACATGATGTACAACGTTCCTTCGCTGGTAACGCTGGAAGACAAAAAAGATTTCTATGCCCTGACCATGCTGGCTGGGGTGCTGGATGGCGGCATGAGCGCGCGAATCGAAACGGATCTGGTCCGCGGTCAGCGGCTAGTGGCCGGTGCTGGCGCCAGTTATAGCGGCATTCAGCGAGGCGATGGGACCTTTACATTGACTGCGGCACCGAACCCTGGTGTGACGTTGGCTGACGTGGAGAAAGCGCTGCTGGCACAGATCGAAACCCTGCAGACCACCTTGCCCACTGACGCGGAAATGGCGCGGGTGCGGGCCGGGGTGTTGGCGGGTCAGGTGTATGAGAAAGACTCGGTGATGGGCCAGGCCATGGAGCTGGGCATGCTTAGTACCTTAGGGTTGGATATTGACCTGTCCACTCGTTTTGCCGAACACCTGGAGGCGGTGACCGCTGAAGATGTACGACGTGTGGCACAGCAATGGCTGGTGCCGGAGCGTTTGACCGTGGGTATGGTGAAGCCGACAGCGCCCACCTCTGATGAACAGAAAGCGGAGCCGCAACCATGA